In a single window of the Danio rerio strain Tuebingen ecotype United States chromosome 20, GRCz12tu, whole genome shotgun sequence genome:
- the selp gene encoding P-selectin, protein MVLLVHITLFSGSLVFMTGMYNVNAWTYHYNIDSKLDWTAARQWCQTHFTDMVAIQNQAEIAYLNEILPFHRAYYWIGIRKIDGHWTWVGTKKRLTVEAANWATNEPNNQGTGEDCVEIYIKRNKDTAKWNDERCSKKKATVCYLASCTEISCSEHARCVETIGNYTCQCDAGFMGPRFVQCQPVENPQQGLVKCDGAFGEFNFNSSCQFQCATGFNLVGAERIHCLTTGHWNDTLPVCQAVKCQAIIDAPRGWTMICTHPLSMNSFNSSCEFECKEGFELNGSKTTWCDHTGHWTDKAPTCTVVTCNPLLAPANSSLACADPLGKSSFRSSCNVTCDEGYKLRGRAALTCQREGNWSAPLPVCEVVKCDSLKPIANGSYQCHDSVDEFSYGSTCWFKCDSGFVHNGTNSTHCTKQGNWSHISPICHAVQCPPLSDTPKYGSVSCVHPLSTNSYNSSCEFKCEEGLVLRGTDSTHCDHTGHWTNTAPICTAVACDPLVTPVNSNLTCANPLGKFSFRTSCEVICEVGYKLRGDTTLNCLSNGNWSAPTPACKVIRCEALESVHHGSVHCHDLLEEFSYGSECWLECEAGFTLNGTNSTYCTSQGKWKQELSVCQAQQCSSLTDPSHGSLTCTHPHGQFSFGTVCEVSCQAGFKLHGTPKMECLEMGKWTDTPPFCLAQECPLLSAPENGWMNCSHPHSLFSYESQCLLGCETGFELTGEPDIQCSASGNWSQEMPSCAVVHCEPLWLTHLSDLGPPPSMNCSHPHGNFSFGSQCMFWCANSHELNGTSQLVCTSNGYWTHSPPICVVKEMSVSASMLIYAAVGAVSSAGLLLLGGLIFLLTRQITKKAHYSLNKSSLEGDLNLAFELN, encoded by the exons ATGGTTTTGTTGGTGCATATTACTCTATTTTCTGGATCTCTGGTATTTATGACTGGAATGTATAATG TCAATGCCTGGACTTACCATTACAACATCGACAGTAAGTTGGACTGGACAGCAGCTCGTCAGTGGTGTCAAACGCATTTCACGGATATGGTGGCCATCCAAAACCAGGCAGAAATTGCATACCTCAACGAAATCCTCCCCTTCCATCGGGCATACTACTGGATTGGCATTAGGAAGATTGACGGCCATTGGACATGGGTTGGGACCAAAAAGCGCTTGACCGTCGAAGCAGCAAACTGGGCGACAAATGAACCGAATAACCAGGGGACTGGAGAAGACTGTGTGGAGATTTACATCAAGAGGAACAAAGACACTGCCAAGTGGAACGACGAGAGGTGCAGCAAGAAGAAAGCAACTGTGTGTTATTTAG CCTCTTGCACTGAGATATCCTGCAGTGAGCATGCTAGGTGTGTGGAGACTATTGGGAACTACACATGTCAATGTGACGCTGGATTCATGGGTCCACGCT TTGTCCAGTGCCAGCCAGTTGAAAACCCACAGCAAGGTCTTGTGAAGTGTGACGGCGCCTTTGGAGAGTTTAACTTTAACTCATCATGCCAGTTCCAATGTGCCACTGGTTTCAATCTGGTGGGGGCAGAGAGGATACACTGCTTGACAACAGGACATTGGAACGACACCCTTCCTGTTTGTCAGG CTGTCAAATGTCAGGCAATCATTGATGCCCCTCGTGGTTGGACAATGATCTGCACTCATCCGCTTTCCATGAATAGCTTCAACTCCAGCTGTGAGTTTGAGTGTAAGGAGGGTTTTGAGCTCAATGGTTCAAAGACAACCTGGTGTGACCACACTGGCCACTGGACAGACAAAGCCCCCACTTGCACAG TGGTGACCTGTAATCCCCTCCTGGCCCCTGCAAATAGCAGTTTGGCCTGTGCTGATCCACTGGGAAAATCCTCCTTCCGTTCTTCTTGCAATGTTACCTGTGATGAGGGATACAAACTAAGAGGAAGAGCCGCACTAACCTGCCAGAGAGAAGGCAACTGGTCAGCACCATTGCCTGTATGTGAAG TGGTAAAGTGTGACTCACTGAAACCCATCGCGAACGGCTCCTACCAATGTCATGACTCTGTCGATGAGTTTTCTTATGGCTCCACTTGTTGGTTTAAATGTGATTCTGGTTTTGTCCACAATGGTACAAATTCCACTCACTGCACCAAACAGGGGAACTGGAGTCATATATCACCTATTTGTCATG CTGTACAGTGTCCTCCTCTCTCTGATACACCAAAATATGGAAGTGTGAGCTGTGTACACCCCCTGTCTACCAATAGCTACAACTCCAGCTGTGAGTTTAAGTGTGAGGAGGGTTTGGTGCTCAGAGGCACAGATTCCACTCATTGTGATCACACTGGGCACTGGACAAACACAGCACCTATTTGTACAG CTGTTGCTTGTGACCCTCTCGTGACCCCTGTGAATAGCAACCTGACCTGTGCCAATCCATTAGGGAAGTTCTCTTTTCGTACTTCTTGTGAGGTTATTTGTGAGGTGGGATACAAACTCAGAGGAGATACAACACTCAACTGTCTGAGTAATGGCAACTGGTCAGCACCAACGCCTGCATGTAAAG TCATAAGATGTGAAGCTCTGGAGTCTGTTCATCATGGTTCTGTACACTGTCATGACCTGCTGGAGGAGTTCAGCTATGGCTCTGAGTGCTGGCTTGAGTGTGAAGCTGGATTTACTTTGAATGGAACTAATTCCACTTACTGCACCTCACAAGGGAAGTGGAAGCAGGAGCTTTCTGTCTGTCAAG CACAGCAGTGCAGCTCATTAACTGACCCCTCTCATGGTAGTTTAACCTGCACACATCCCCATGGACAGTTCAGCTTTGGTACAGTGTGTGAAGTAAGCTGTCAGGCAGGCTTCAAACTGCACGGCACACCCAAAATGGAGTGTTTGGAGATGGGGAAGTGGACAGACACCCCACCCTTTTGCTTGG cTCAAGAGTGCCCTCTTTTGAGCGCTCCAGAAAATGGCTGGATGAATTGCTCTCATCCTCACTCTCTGTTTAGCTATGAATCCCAGTGTCTTCTGGGGTGTGAGACTGGCTTTGAGTTAACAGGAGAGCcagatatacagtgctcagcttcTGGGAACTGGAGTCAGGAGATGCCTTCGTGTGCTG TTGTTCATTGTGAGCCCCTCTGGCTTACTCATCTTTCTGATCTGGGACCTCCACCCTCAATGAACTGTTCTCACCCCCATGGAAACTTTAGCTTTGGATCTCAGTGTATGTTCTGGTGTGCAAACAGTCATGAGCTCAATGGAACCAGTCAGCTTGTCTGCACCTCCAATGGGTACTGGACTCATTCACCACCCATTTGTGTTG TAAAGGAGATGTCAGTGAGTGCCAGTATGCTGATATATGCTGCTGTGGGAGCTGTTTCTTCAGCTGGTTTACTTTTACTGGGTGGACTTATATTTTTGTTGACTCGCCAAATCACCAAAAAAG CTCATTACAGTCTGAATAAATCCTCATTGGAAGGAGACTTAAACCTGgcatttgaattaaattaa
- the selp gene encoding P-selectin isoform X3, with translation MVAIQNQAEIAYLNEILPFHRAYYWIGIRKIDGHWTWVGTKKRLTVEAANWATNEPNNQGTGEDCVEIYIKRNKDTAKWNDERCSKKKATVCYLASCTEISCSEHARCVETIGNYTCQCDAGFMGPRCEEVVQCQPVENPQQGLVKCDGAFGEFNFNSSCQFQCATGFNLVGAERIHCLTTGHWNDTLPVCQAVKCQAIIDAPRGWTMICTHPLSMNSFNSSCEFECKEGFELNGSKTTWCDHTGHWTDKAPTCTVVTCNPLLAPANSSLACADPLGKSSFRSSCNVTCDEGYKLRGRAALTCQREGNWSAPLPVCEVVKCDSLKPIANGSYQCHDSVDEFSYGSTCWFKCDSGFVHNGTNSTHCTKQGNWSHISPICHAVQCPPLSDTPKYGSVSCVHPLSTNSYNSSCEFKCEEGLVLRGTDSTHCDHTGHWTNTAPICTAVACDPLVTPVNSNLTCANPLGKFSFRTSCEVICEVGYKLRGDTTLNCLSNGNWSAPTPACKVIRCEALESVHHGSVHCHDLLEEFSYGSECWLECEAGFTLNGTNSTYCTSQGKWKQELSVCQAQQCSSLTDPSHGSLTCTHPHGQFSFGTVCEVSCQAGFKLHGTPKMECLEMGKWTDTPPFCLAQECPLLSAPENGWMNCSHPHSLFSYESQCLLGCETGFELTGEPDIQCSASGNWSQEMPSCAVVHCEPLWLTHLSDLGPPPSMNCSHPHGNFSFGSQCMFWCANSHELNGTSQLVCTSNGYWTHSPPICVVKEMSVSASMLIYAAVGAVSSAGLLLLGGLIFLLTRQITKKAHYSLNKSSLEGDLNLAFELN, from the exons ATGGTGGCCATCCAAAACCAGGCAGAAATTGCATACCTCAACGAAATCCTCCCCTTCCATCGGGCATACTACTGGATTGGCATTAGGAAGATTGACGGCCATTGGACATGGGTTGGGACCAAAAAGCGCTTGACCGTCGAAGCAGCAAACTGGGCGACAAATGAACCGAATAACCAGGGGACTGGAGAAGACTGTGTGGAGATTTACATCAAGAGGAACAAAGACACTGCCAAGTGGAACGACGAGAGGTGCAGCAAGAAGAAAGCAACTGTGTGTTATTTAG CCTCTTGCACTGAGATATCCTGCAGTGAGCATGCTAGGTGTGTGGAGACTATTGGGAACTACACATGTCAATGTGACGCTGGATTCATGGGTCCACGCTGTGAAGAAG TTGTCCAGTGCCAGCCAGTTGAAAACCCACAGCAAGGTCTTGTGAAGTGTGACGGCGCCTTTGGAGAGTTTAACTTTAACTCATCATGCCAGTTCCAATGTGCCACTGGTTTCAATCTGGTGGGGGCAGAGAGGATACACTGCTTGACAACAGGACATTGGAACGACACCCTTCCTGTTTGTCAGG CTGTCAAATGTCAGGCAATCATTGATGCCCCTCGTGGTTGGACAATGATCTGCACTCATCCGCTTTCCATGAATAGCTTCAACTCCAGCTGTGAGTTTGAGTGTAAGGAGGGTTTTGAGCTCAATGGTTCAAAGACAACCTGGTGTGACCACACTGGCCACTGGACAGACAAAGCCCCCACTTGCACAG TGGTGACCTGTAATCCCCTCCTGGCCCCTGCAAATAGCAGTTTGGCCTGTGCTGATCCACTGGGAAAATCCTCCTTCCGTTCTTCTTGCAATGTTACCTGTGATGAGGGATACAAACTAAGAGGAAGAGCCGCACTAACCTGCCAGAGAGAAGGCAACTGGTCAGCACCATTGCCTGTATGTGAAG TGGTAAAGTGTGACTCACTGAAACCCATCGCGAACGGCTCCTACCAATGTCATGACTCTGTCGATGAGTTTTCTTATGGCTCCACTTGTTGGTTTAAATGTGATTCTGGTTTTGTCCACAATGGTACAAATTCCACTCACTGCACCAAACAGGGGAACTGGAGTCATATATCACCTATTTGTCATG CTGTACAGTGTCCTCCTCTCTCTGATACACCAAAATATGGAAGTGTGAGCTGTGTACACCCCCTGTCTACCAATAGCTACAACTCCAGCTGTGAGTTTAAGTGTGAGGAGGGTTTGGTGCTCAGAGGCACAGATTCCACTCATTGTGATCACACTGGGCACTGGACAAACACAGCACCTATTTGTACAG CTGTTGCTTGTGACCCTCTCGTGACCCCTGTGAATAGCAACCTGACCTGTGCCAATCCATTAGGGAAGTTCTCTTTTCGTACTTCTTGTGAGGTTATTTGTGAGGTGGGATACAAACTCAGAGGAGATACAACACTCAACTGTCTGAGTAATGGCAACTGGTCAGCACCAACGCCTGCATGTAAAG TCATAAGATGTGAAGCTCTGGAGTCTGTTCATCATGGTTCTGTACACTGTCATGACCTGCTGGAGGAGTTCAGCTATGGCTCTGAGTGCTGGCTTGAGTGTGAAGCTGGATTTACTTTGAATGGAACTAATTCCACTTACTGCACCTCACAAGGGAAGTGGAAGCAGGAGCTTTCTGTCTGTCAAG CACAGCAGTGCAGCTCATTAACTGACCCCTCTCATGGTAGTTTAACCTGCACACATCCCCATGGACAGTTCAGCTTTGGTACAGTGTGTGAAGTAAGCTGTCAGGCAGGCTTCAAACTGCACGGCACACCCAAAATGGAGTGTTTGGAGATGGGGAAGTGGACAGACACCCCACCCTTTTGCTTGG cTCAAGAGTGCCCTCTTTTGAGCGCTCCAGAAAATGGCTGGATGAATTGCTCTCATCCTCACTCTCTGTTTAGCTATGAATCCCAGTGTCTTCTGGGGTGTGAGACTGGCTTTGAGTTAACAGGAGAGCcagatatacagtgctcagcttcTGGGAACTGGAGTCAGGAGATGCCTTCGTGTGCTG TTGTTCATTGTGAGCCCCTCTGGCTTACTCATCTTTCTGATCTGGGACCTCCACCCTCAATGAACTGTTCTCACCCCCATGGAAACTTTAGCTTTGGATCTCAGTGTATGTTCTGGTGTGCAAACAGTCATGAGCTCAATGGAACCAGTCAGCTTGTCTGCACCTCCAATGGGTACTGGACTCATTCACCACCCATTTGTGTTG TAAAGGAGATGTCAGTGAGTGCCAGTATGCTGATATATGCTGCTGTGGGAGCTGTTTCTTCAGCTGGTTTACTTTTACTGGGTGGACTTATATTTTTGTTGACTCGCCAAATCACCAAAAAAG CTCATTACAGTCTGAATAAATCCTCATTGGAAGGAGACTTAAACCTGgcatttgaattaaattaa